In one Oncorhynchus nerka isolate Pitt River linkage group LG7, Oner_Uvic_2.0, whole genome shotgun sequence genomic region, the following are encoded:
- the LOC115131728 gene encoding negative elongation factor E-like isoform X1: protein MKVGNGQVWYAGTGYNMVVFPSSLTEEEESLQKKYAKLKKKKKALLALKKQQSSTSQTNQSGLKRTLSDQPVLDTATATEQAKMLIKSGAISAIKSENKNSGFKRSRTLEIKLKDPEKVPGPVAFQPFQRSMSTDDELSEAGKRAHRKSLYESFITPGDRAARDEEEGGGLSTSKDLERERDRGDREMDRERERDRERERDRGSGDRGRDRELRDRERSDRDRSRDGERDRERGGERESRERDGPFRRSDSYPERRGVRKGNTVYVYGTGLVEDSLRLAFSQHGTIIDLSMDSQRNCAFITFEKMESADQAVAELNGSTVGDVPIKVSIARKQPMLEAATGKSVWATLAVQNSAKGSYRDKRNQVVYSEDFL from the exons ATGAAAGTCGGAAATGGCCAAGTTTGGTATGCAGGAA CTGGGTACAACATGGTGGTGTTCCCAAGCTctttgacagaggaagaggagtctCTGCAGAAGAAATATGCCAAACTCAAGAAAAAG AAAAAGGCCCTGCTGGCTTTGAAGAAGCAGCAGAGTTCAACCAGCCAGACCAATCAGAGTGGATTGAAGCGCA CTTTGTCAGACCAGCCTGTGCTAGACACAGCGACAGCTACAGAGCAGGCGAAGATGCTGATCAAGTCTGGGGCCATCAGTGCCATCAAGTCAGAGAACAAGAACTCTGGCTTTAAGCGCTCTAGAACGCTAGAGATCAAGCTCAAG GATCCAGAGAAAGTCCCAGGCCCTGTGGCTTTCCAACCATTCCAAAGGAGCATGTCCACAGATGATGAGCTTTCTGAG GCTGGCAAAAGAGCCCACAGAAAATCTCTGTACGAGAG CTTCATCACTCCAGGCGACCGAGCAGCtcgtgatgaggaggagggaggcggCCTGTCCACCAGCAAAGacctagagcgagagagagacagaggagaccgagagatggacagagagagagagcgtgacagagagagggagagagaccggggCAGCGGCGACCGGGGCAGGGACAGAGAGCTGCGAGACCGCGAGAGGAGCGACAGAGACAGGAGCCGGGATGGAGAGCGTGAccgggaaaggggaggagagagagagtcacgtGAGCGAGACGGACCATTCAGAC GATCAGACTCATACCCGGAGCGGAGGGGGGTGAGGAAGGGGAACACGGTGTATGTGTATGGAACTGGTCTTGTGGAGGACAGCCTGCGCTTAGCCTTCTCCCAACATGGCACCATCATTGACCTGTCCATGGACTCCCAACGCAA CTGTGCATTCATCACCTTTGAAAAGATGGAGTCTGCAGACCAGGCTGTAGCAGAG TTGAATGGAAGCACAGTGGGAGATGTCCCCATAAAAGTCAGCATCGCTAGGAAGCAGCCGATGCTGGAGGCAGCCACCGGCAAATCTGTCTGGGCCACTCTGG ctgtgCAGAACAGTGCCAAAGGCTCCTACCGAGACAAGAGGAACCAGGTTGTGTACAGTGAGGATTTCCTATGA
- the LOC115131728 gene encoding negative elongation factor E-like isoform X3 → MVVFPSSLTEEEESLQKKYAKLKKKKKALLALKKQQSSTSQTNQSGLKRTLSDQPVLDTATATEQAKMLIKSGAISAIKSENKNSGFKRSRTLEIKLKDPEKVPGPVAFQPFQRSMSTDDELSEAGKRAHRKSLYESFITPGDRAARDEEEGGGLSTSKDLERERDRGDREMDRERERDRERERDRGSGDRGRDRELRDRERSDRDRSRDGERDRERGGERESRERDGPFRRSDSYPERRGVRKGNTVYVYGTGLVEDSLRLAFSQHGTIIDLSMDSQRNCAFITFEKMESADQAVAELNGSTVGDVPIKVSIARKQPMLEAATGKSVWATLAVQNSAKGSYRDKRNQVVYSEDFL, encoded by the exons ATGGTGGTGTTCCCAAGCTctttgacagaggaagaggagtctCTGCAGAAGAAATATGCCAAACTCAAGAAAAAG AAAAAGGCCCTGCTGGCTTTGAAGAAGCAGCAGAGTTCAACCAGCCAGACCAATCAGAGTGGATTGAAGCGCA CTTTGTCAGACCAGCCTGTGCTAGACACAGCGACAGCTACAGAGCAGGCGAAGATGCTGATCAAGTCTGGGGCCATCAGTGCCATCAAGTCAGAGAACAAGAACTCTGGCTTTAAGCGCTCTAGAACGCTAGAGATCAAGCTCAAG GATCCAGAGAAAGTCCCAGGCCCTGTGGCTTTCCAACCATTCCAAAGGAGCATGTCCACAGATGATGAGCTTTCTGAG GCTGGCAAAAGAGCCCACAGAAAATCTCTGTACGAGAG CTTCATCACTCCAGGCGACCGAGCAGCtcgtgatgaggaggagggaggcggCCTGTCCACCAGCAAAGacctagagcgagagagagacagaggagaccgagagatggacagagagagagagcgtgacagagagagggagagagaccggggCAGCGGCGACCGGGGCAGGGACAGAGAGCTGCGAGACCGCGAGAGGAGCGACAGAGACAGGAGCCGGGATGGAGAGCGTGAccgggaaaggggaggagagagagagtcacgtGAGCGAGACGGACCATTCAGAC GATCAGACTCATACCCGGAGCGGAGGGGGGTGAGGAAGGGGAACACGGTGTATGTGTATGGAACTGGTCTTGTGGAGGACAGCCTGCGCTTAGCCTTCTCCCAACATGGCACCATCATTGACCTGTCCATGGACTCCCAACGCAA CTGTGCATTCATCACCTTTGAAAAGATGGAGTCTGCAGACCAGGCTGTAGCAGAG TTGAATGGAAGCACAGTGGGAGATGTCCCCATAAAAGTCAGCATCGCTAGGAAGCAGCCGATGCTGGAGGCAGCCACCGGCAAATCTGTCTGGGCCACTCTGG ctgtgCAGAACAGTGCCAAAGGCTCCTACCGAGACAAGAGGAACCAGGTTGTGTACAGTGAGGATTTCCTATGA
- the LOC115131728 gene encoding negative elongation factor E-like isoform X2 gives MKVGNGQVWYAGTGYNMVVFPSSLTEEEESLQKKYAKLKKKKKALLALKKQQSSTSQTNQSGLKRTLSDQPVLDTATATEQAKMLIKSGAISAIKSENKNSGFKRSRTLEIKLKDPEKVPGPVAFQPFQRSMSTDDELSEAGKRAHRKSLYESFITPGDRAARDEEEGGGLSTSKDLERERDRGDREMDRERERDRERERDRGSGDRGRDRELRDRERSDRDRSRDGERDRERGGERESRSDSYPERRGVRKGNTVYVYGTGLVEDSLRLAFSQHGTIIDLSMDSQRNCAFITFEKMESADQAVAELNGSTVGDVPIKVSIARKQPMLEAATGKSVWATLAVQNSAKGSYRDKRNQVVYSEDFL, from the exons ATGAAAGTCGGAAATGGCCAAGTTTGGTATGCAGGAA CTGGGTACAACATGGTGGTGTTCCCAAGCTctttgacagaggaagaggagtctCTGCAGAAGAAATATGCCAAACTCAAGAAAAAG AAAAAGGCCCTGCTGGCTTTGAAGAAGCAGCAGAGTTCAACCAGCCAGACCAATCAGAGTGGATTGAAGCGCA CTTTGTCAGACCAGCCTGTGCTAGACACAGCGACAGCTACAGAGCAGGCGAAGATGCTGATCAAGTCTGGGGCCATCAGTGCCATCAAGTCAGAGAACAAGAACTCTGGCTTTAAGCGCTCTAGAACGCTAGAGATCAAGCTCAAG GATCCAGAGAAAGTCCCAGGCCCTGTGGCTTTCCAACCATTCCAAAGGAGCATGTCCACAGATGATGAGCTTTCTGAG GCTGGCAAAAGAGCCCACAGAAAATCTCTGTACGAGAG CTTCATCACTCCAGGCGACCGAGCAGCtcgtgatgaggaggagggaggcggCCTGTCCACCAGCAAAGacctagagcgagagagagacagaggagaccgagagatggacagagagagagagcgtgacagagagagggagagagaccggggCAGCGGCGACCGGGGCAGGGACAGAGAGCTGCGAGACCGCGAGAGGAGCGACAGAGACAGGAGCCGGGATGGAGAGCGTGAccgggaaaggggaggagagagagagtcac GATCAGACTCATACCCGGAGCGGAGGGGGGTGAGGAAGGGGAACACGGTGTATGTGTATGGAACTGGTCTTGTGGAGGACAGCCTGCGCTTAGCCTTCTCCCAACATGGCACCATCATTGACCTGTCCATGGACTCCCAACGCAA CTGTGCATTCATCACCTTTGAAAAGATGGAGTCTGCAGACCAGGCTGTAGCAGAG TTGAATGGAAGCACAGTGGGAGATGTCCCCATAAAAGTCAGCATCGCTAGGAAGCAGCCGATGCTGGAGGCAGCCACCGGCAAATCTGTCTGGGCCACTCTGG ctgtgCAGAACAGTGCCAAAGGCTCCTACCGAGACAAGAGGAACCAGGTTGTGTACAGTGAGGATTTCCTATGA